One window of Phycisphaeraceae bacterium genomic DNA carries:
- a CDS encoding TIGR03790 family protein: MTRRVTGLAVALMLLAGTSHAGGTPENALLVIDPLSPDSLHVGNYYWHARGFAPNSILYLDPDATNYPTWVQTVQPGFLGELTQRAIRPHTQFVIVTPGNNFFVNAPGLLSDMCAPVNRFSMSGLFTIAQNSAEVLTGTLASTATNHYFGTTIAGRYFDSQTKYVFGNPSTNAAARSYFIGCMLGYTGARGNTVEEILAMIDRSVAADGTRPTGTFYFMNNTGDSARNVRASSYSPVISAMPGYGYGATQINGLLPSGRHDCLGIMTGFASADIGGADLTLVPGSFADHLTSYAATFDNASQTKMSEWIRKGASGTSGAIEEPCNYTGKFPHPRFHAVYAQGLSLGEAFLRSHAGTPFQTLFVGDPLTRAFTHIPVVDIPDAPAGPVSGTLILTPVSSTTAPGASISMHEIYINGVKAATSAPSTPFTIDTTTLADGWHDVRVLAYDSTLIRSIGRWVGSMIVNNAGRSVSLSSTPDSGSLTTAFRFDTDAIGADAVSIDLYQQGRIVGTRVGEGPIEVAGRVLGSGPVTLWAVATFDDGTTASSEPLEIQVSTTAPDVTHETPAAYSYTRFVDPSAPFVLELPATYTNALSTAAYTITTPPALATITGGSGASRVLTPLPGACGYDQMAFQVSTPSGTSNQAIVTIIYRNPVACAADLNYDCTSDILDLLMFLDAFGICNGSPGPCGTGGINADFNNDLFVDILDFLDFIDAFGTGCS, from the coding sequence ATGACTCGTCGCGTTACAGGACTCGCCGTTGCACTGATGCTCCTCGCTGGAACCTCTCACGCGGGCGGCACGCCCGAGAACGCCCTGCTCGTCATCGATCCGCTGAGCCCGGATTCGCTGCATGTCGGCAACTACTACTGGCACGCACGCGGATTCGCCCCGAACTCGATTCTCTACCTCGATCCAGACGCGACCAACTACCCGACTTGGGTCCAGACCGTCCAGCCGGGCTTTCTCGGCGAGCTTACGCAGCGAGCGATCCGCCCGCACACCCAGTTTGTGATCGTGACGCCGGGCAACAATTTCTTCGTCAACGCGCCGGGGCTGCTCAGCGACATGTGCGCGCCGGTCAATCGCTTCTCAATGTCGGGACTCTTCACCATCGCCCAGAACTCTGCCGAGGTCCTCACGGGCACTCTCGCGTCCACGGCAACCAATCACTACTTCGGCACGACGATTGCTGGGCGGTACTTTGACTCGCAGACGAAGTACGTGTTCGGAAACCCCAGCACCAACGCCGCGGCACGCTCATACTTCATCGGCTGCATGCTCGGATACACTGGCGCACGAGGCAACACGGTTGAAGAGATCCTTGCGATGATCGACCGGTCGGTCGCGGCCGATGGCACCAGGCCGACCGGAACGTTCTACTTCATGAACAACACAGGTGACTCCGCACGGAACGTACGCGCATCGAGCTACTCACCGGTCATCAGCGCCATGCCGGGCTATGGGTATGGCGCCACACAGATCAATGGGCTGCTCCCATCGGGTCGGCACGATTGCCTCGGCATCATGACCGGATTTGCCTCGGCGGACATCGGCGGCGCGGACCTCACTCTCGTTCCCGGCTCGTTCGCAGACCACCTCACTTCCTACGCAGCGACTTTCGATAACGCGAGCCAGACCAAGATGTCCGAGTGGATCAGGAAGGGCGCGAGTGGAACCAGCGGAGCAATCGAAGAGCCGTGCAACTACACAGGCAAATTCCCGCACCCGCGTTTCCATGCCGTCTACGCGCAGGGGCTCTCACTCGGTGAGGCGTTCCTTCGCTCGCATGCGGGCACGCCGTTCCAGACGCTCTTTGTCGGCGATCCGCTCACACGCGCGTTCACACACATCCCCGTGGTTGACATCCCCGATGCGCCGGCTGGCCCCGTCAGCGGAACACTGATCCTCACGCCGGTTTCAAGCACGACCGCGCCTGGCGCATCGATCTCGATGCATGAGATCTACATCAACGGTGTCAAGGCGGCAACATCTGCCCCTTCGACACCGTTCACGATTGATACAACCACTCTGGCCGACGGCTGGCACGATGTCCGTGTGCTGGCCTACGACTCAACACTCATCCGGTCTATCGGCCGGTGGGTCGGATCGATGATTGTCAACAACGCGGGGCGATCTGTTTCCCTGAGTAGCACACCGGATTCTGGTTCGTTGACCACGGCATTTCGATTCGACACCGATGCCATTGGCGCAGACGCCGTCTCGATCGATCTTTATCAGCAGGGAAGAATCGTGGGCACACGTGTCGGCGAAGGCCCGATCGAGGTCGCAGGCCGCGTGCTCGGCTCGGGACCCGTGACTCTCTGGGCTGTTGCCACGTTTGACGACGGTACCACCGCGAGCAGCGAGCCACTTGAAATCCAGGTGTCAACGACTGCGCCTGACGTGACGCACGAGACCCCGGCCGCGTACTCGTACACGCGCTTTGTGGACCCGAGCGCACCATTTGTGCTCGAACTTCCGGCAACCTACACCAACGCTCTCTCCACGGCCGCGTACACCATCACCACACCACCGGCGCTCGCGACGATCACGGGTGGGTCTGGTGCCTCGCGCGTCCTTACGCCGTTGCCCGGCGCGTGCGGCTACGACCAAATGGCATTTCAAGTCTCGACACCATCGGGCACATCAAACCAGGCGATCGTGACAATCATCTACCGGAATCCTGTGGCATGTGCCGCAGATCTCAACTATGACTGCACGTCGGATATTCTCGACCTGCTCATGTTCCTGGACGCGTTTGGGATCTGCAACGGCTCGCCCGGACCGTGCGGCACCGGGGGTATAAACGCCGACTTCAACAACGACCTCTTCGTCGACATTCTGGACTTCTTGGACTTCATCGACGCGTTCGGGACAGGATGTTCCTGA